GCGGTGGCCCAGGTGGCAGGTAGCCACACGTTCATCGAGAACCCGTTCCTGCTGTTCGGATACAGCGCCACGGTCGGTCCGGTGGTCGGGGCACTGCTGGGCTACGTGACCCTGTGGATCCGCAAGCACCTGGACAACCCCGGCCTGGAAACGGTTCAGGGTCTGGTGGTTCCGTTCGCGGCGTTCATCACCGCCGAGGAACTGCACGCCTCCGGGGTGCTGGCGGTGGTGGTCGCCGGGTTCGTGGTCGGCAACGGTGCGATGGGTGCGGGGTACCAGACGCGACTGCAGGAACGCTATGTCTGGAATTCGGTGGACGTGCTGCTGGAGGCGTTCGTATTCGCCTACATCGGTCTGCATCTGCGGTTCGTGCTACAGGACCTCAACGAGGCCCACGAGTCGCTGGCCGTCGTCGCCGTCGCCTCGGCGATCGTGTTGCTCATCGTGCTGGTGATCCGCCCGCTGTCGGTGTTCCTGATGTTCGGCCGGAACAAGCTGTCCCGGCACGTGGAGCGCAAGTTCAGCGTGCCGGTACCCGACGGTGCCCGCGGCGCCCTGGGCCGGCGAAAGCGGAAGCCCAAGGCCGGGTGGCGCCGGATGATCGACCGTCGGTCGCTGAGTTGGCGCGAGAACGTCGTCGTGTCCTGGACCGGGATGCGTGGGGTGGTGACGCTCGCCGCCGCCGCGGCCATCCCGGCAACCACCGCCACCGGCGAACCCTTCCCGGAGCGCGCGACGATCCAGGCGATAGCCTTCGCGGTCAGCGTGGGAACCCTGCTGATCCAGGGTTGGACCCTGCCACTGCTGATCCGCCGGTTGAACCTGTCCCGGTTCTGTGACGACCACGCTGCCGATCGGGAAGAGGAACTCAAAGCCGAGCGCGTGGTGCACGATGCGGCGGACGACGTGCTCGACGCGTTCGAGGCAGACCCACCCGAAGGTCTGGACCCTCGCGTGGTGACCGAGATCCGTGCCGTGATCGCCCGGCATTCACAGGACGCCGACGAGATGCCAGATCCCGAGGCGCTCACCAAGCGGGCCGCGGTGTTCTCCAGCCTCTACCGCGATGTGCTTG
Above is a window of Mycolicibacterium boenickei DNA encoding:
- a CDS encoding cation:proton antiporter, which translates into the protein MELILVVVGAILVTAIAHRRGQEPALIIVVIGIVVSFLPGFEPPELDSHILLTVVLPPLLYSAALDFSFPTFFRNIRPILGLGVGLVVVTAFVVAAVSSWLVLVPLTFGLALVLGAIVAPPDAVTAVAVGRKLGLPKRVMAILTGESLINDAAALTLFSIAVAQVAGSHTFIENPFLLFGYSATVGPVVGALLGYVTLWIRKHLDNPGLETVQGLVVPFAAFITAEELHASGVLAVVVAGFVVGNGAMGAGYQTRLQERYVWNSVDVLLEAFVFAYIGLHLRFVLQDLNEAHESLAVVAVASAIVLLIVLVIRPLSVFLMFGRNKLSRHVERKFSVPVPDGARGALGRRKRKPKAGWRRMIDRRSLSWRENVVVSWTGMRGVVTLAAAAAIPATTATGEPFPERATIQAIAFAVSVGTLLIQGWTLPLLIRRLNLSRFCDDHAADREEELKAERVVHDAADDVLDAFEADPPEGLDPRVVTEIRAVIARHSQDADEMPDPEALTKRAAVFSSLYRDVLAAQRGALITERDEGRIEDEAVRAMLERLDLQEAGVSARLESRL